From the Chiroxiphia lanceolata isolate bChiLan1 chromosome Z, bChiLan1.pri, whole genome shotgun sequence genome, one window contains:
- the FANCG gene encoding Fanconi anemia group G protein isoform X5 → MVVFSQPAKFLVGLAVPTGLPVALPTLPLELTVLYNSLIFTLGASDSAIEGQADGIRQGLLRVLEACGACGQDLGTEELWQKVLQEVTVEELQAPLHRLGALQAAWWLAAGRLGSIAGLFRLLSAAEDTGRGRCSEGQNELLSLLKTWQVPAEGACLPLVQSAEDLKEILCTAAAFLQGLCGKGLQELEAGNFPTALSLLQEAARGFCSKKVLAQIYTCLGCCAQRMGKPQTALQHLKRALQVDFQCLSALSHAAAVYHELGEIDTELQALALLYEALEKNPPAAASSSPNILIQTELLVHTPTLTSLLRHHHPSEVKYLLAQRCLQGGRVADAVEHYLDFLALLQEGLQQQVPLDGSSTLPRIPEVFLEAASALEQAGRHQDAITVCEEVIRRTTDLIPRMLREEKRLEQPECPSPGAGLVGELLSQKKESLCCLAWRTAGYLHQGWAWAKLGESKEAITQFSRCLSDLLRVQLCGPGTEPIENVPPEVEVLQKIRLLSLIGRGTQFLDLGRHKQALLDFQHGLHISPGPSLCTWFHVWSRPCSHTVKLLPAPYRITLGQQPRTPQADLVSLRAGTRPLISLSRLRITLG, encoded by the exons AtggttgttttttcccagcCAGCTAAATTTCTTGTTGGGTTGGCTGTGCCCACAGGGCTGCCGGTTGCCCTCCCTACCCTGCCTCTGGAACTCACTGtcctctacaactccctgatTTTCACTTTGGGAGCATCCGACTCTGCCATCGAGGGACAAGCAGATGGAATACGCCAGGGGCTCCTCAGGG ttctggaGGCTTGTGGGGCCTGTGGACAGGATCTCGGCACGGAGGAGCTGTGGCaaaaggtgctgcaggaggtAACAGTGGAGGAGCTGCAAGCACCTCTGCACCGACTGGGGGCCCTGCAGGCAGCCTGGTGGTTGGCAGCTGGACGCCTGGGAAGCATTGCTGGCCTCTTCCGGCTCCTGAGCGCTGCTGAG GACACAGGAAGAGGTCGCTGCAGTGAGGGTCAGAAtgagctcctgtccctgctgaaGACATGGCAAGTCCCTGCTGAGGGGGCCTGCCTACCTCTGGTACAGAGCGCTGAGGACTTGAAGGAGatcctctgcactgcagcagccttCCTGCAAGGTTTGTGTGGCAAAG ggctgcaggagctggaggctggGAACTTCCCCActgccctctccctccttcaggAAGCTGCAAGAGGATTCTGCTCCAAGAAAGTCCTGGCTCAGATCTACACCTGCCTCGGCTGCTGTGCCCAGCGAATG GGCAAGCCTCAGACAGCCCTTCAGCACCTGAAACGGGCCCTCCAGGTCGACTTCCAGTGCCTCTCTGCCCTGTCCCACGCGGCAGCAGTGTACCATGAACTGGGAGAGATTGATACAGAGCTGCaggccctggctctgctctaCGAG gctctggaaaaaaaccctccagcagctgcttcctccAGTCCCAATATCCTAATCCAAACAGAGCTGCTTGTCCACACACCAACACTCACTTCTCTCCTTCGCCATCACCACCCCTCTGAAGTGAAGTACCTGCTGGCACAGCGGTGTCTCCAGGGTGGGAG GGTGGCTGATGCAGTGGAACATTACCTGGATTTTCTGGCTCTGCTTCAGGAGGGTCTCCAGCAGCAG GTGCCCCTGGATGGTAGCTCAACTCTGCCCAGGATCCCAGAGGTTTTCCTGGAAGCAGCATCCGCCTTGGAGCAGGCTGGGAGGCACCAGGATGCCATAACCGTGTGCGAAGAGGTCATCAGACGGACGACTGACCTGATCCCACGGATGTTACGAGAGGagaagaggctggagcagccggAGTGCCCATCGccaggggcagggctggtgggggaACTCCTGTCCCAGAAGAAGGAGAGTCTGTGCTGCCTTGCCTGGAGAACAGCTGGATACCTGCACCAGGGCTGGGCGTGGGCCAAGCTGGGCGAGAGCAAGGAGGCCATAACGCAGTTCAGCAG GTGCCTCAGCGATCTCCTGCGAGTCCAGCTTTGTGGGCCTGGCACTGAACCAATAG AGAATGTCCCGCCAGAGGTGGAGGTGCTCCAGAAAATCAGGTTGCTCTCTCTCATCGGGCGAGGTACACAGTTTCTGGATCTGGGGAGGCACAAACAAGCCCTACTGGATTTCCAGCATGGTTTGCATATCTCTCCAG GCCCCTCCCTTTGTACTTGGTTTCATGTCTGGAGCAGGCCATGTTCCCACACAGTGAAACTCTTGCCAGCACCATACAGGATTACCTTGGGACAGCAGCCCAGGACACCTCAAGCTGACCTGGTCAGTCTCCGGGCTGGCACGAGGCCTTTAATCAGTCTTTCAAGACTCAGAATTACTCTTGGATAA
- the FANCG gene encoding Fanconi anemia group G protein isoform X1 — translation MVVFSQPAKFLVGLAVPTGLPVALPTLPLELTVLYNSLIFTLGASDSAIEGQADGIRQGLLRVLEACGACGQDLGTEELWQKVLQEVTVEELQAPLHRLGALQAAWWLAAGRLGSIAGLFRLLSAAEDTGRGRCSEGQNELLSLLKTWQVPAEGACLPLVQSAEDLKEILCTAAAFLQGLCGKGLQELEAGNFPTALSLLQEAARGFCSKKVLAQIYTCLGCCAQRMGKPQTALQHLKRALQVDFQCLSALSHAAAVYHELGEIDTELQALALLYEALEKNPPAAASSSPNILIQTELLVHTPTLTSLLRHHHPSEVKYLLAQRCLQGGRVADAVEHYLDFLALLQEGLQQQVPLDGSSTLPRIPEVFLEAASALEQAGRHQDAITVCEEVIRRTTDLIPRMLREEKRLEQPECPSPGAGLVGELLSQKKESLCCLAWRTAGYLHQGWAWAKLGESKEAITQFSRCLSDLLRVQLCGPGTEPIENVPPEVEVLQKIRLLSLIGRGTQFLDLGRHKQALLDFQHGLHISPGDPAAASYLVQALWKLDRKQEAAAQWQKLSQSSPGEQEGKGRCVERRVGFHLQQQKWPLPLYLVSCLEQAMFPHSETLASTIQDYLGTAAQDTSS, via the exons AtggttgttttttcccagcCAGCTAAATTTCTTGTTGGGTTGGCTGTGCCCACAGGGCTGCCGGTTGCCCTCCCTACCCTGCCTCTGGAACTCACTGtcctctacaactccctgatTTTCACTTTGGGAGCATCCGACTCTGCCATCGAGGGACAAGCAGATGGAATACGCCAGGGGCTCCTCAGGG ttctggaGGCTTGTGGGGCCTGTGGACAGGATCTCGGCACGGAGGAGCTGTGGCaaaaggtgctgcaggaggtAACAGTGGAGGAGCTGCAAGCACCTCTGCACCGACTGGGGGCCCTGCAGGCAGCCTGGTGGTTGGCAGCTGGACGCCTGGGAAGCATTGCTGGCCTCTTCCGGCTCCTGAGCGCTGCTGAG GACACAGGAAGAGGTCGCTGCAGTGAGGGTCAGAAtgagctcctgtccctgctgaaGACATGGCAAGTCCCTGCTGAGGGGGCCTGCCTACCTCTGGTACAGAGCGCTGAGGACTTGAAGGAGatcctctgcactgcagcagccttCCTGCAAGGTTTGTGTGGCAAAG ggctgcaggagctggaggctggGAACTTCCCCActgccctctccctccttcaggAAGCTGCAAGAGGATTCTGCTCCAAGAAAGTCCTGGCTCAGATCTACACCTGCCTCGGCTGCTGTGCCCAGCGAATG GGCAAGCCTCAGACAGCCCTTCAGCACCTGAAACGGGCCCTCCAGGTCGACTTCCAGTGCCTCTCTGCCCTGTCCCACGCGGCAGCAGTGTACCATGAACTGGGAGAGATTGATACAGAGCTGCaggccctggctctgctctaCGAG gctctggaaaaaaaccctccagcagctgcttcctccAGTCCCAATATCCTAATCCAAACAGAGCTGCTTGTCCACACACCAACACTCACTTCTCTCCTTCGCCATCACCACCCCTCTGAAGTGAAGTACCTGCTGGCACAGCGGTGTCTCCAGGGTGGGAG GGTGGCTGATGCAGTGGAACATTACCTGGATTTTCTGGCTCTGCTTCAGGAGGGTCTCCAGCAGCAG GTGCCCCTGGATGGTAGCTCAACTCTGCCCAGGATCCCAGAGGTTTTCCTGGAAGCAGCATCCGCCTTGGAGCAGGCTGGGAGGCACCAGGATGCCATAACCGTGTGCGAAGAGGTCATCAGACGGACGACTGACCTGATCCCACGGATGTTACGAGAGGagaagaggctggagcagccggAGTGCCCATCGccaggggcagggctggtgggggaACTCCTGTCCCAGAAGAAGGAGAGTCTGTGCTGCCTTGCCTGGAGAACAGCTGGATACCTGCACCAGGGCTGGGCGTGGGCCAAGCTGGGCGAGAGCAAGGAGGCCATAACGCAGTTCAGCAG GTGCCTCAGCGATCTCCTGCGAGTCCAGCTTTGTGGGCCTGGCACTGAACCAATAG AGAATGTCCCGCCAGAGGTGGAGGTGCTCCAGAAAATCAGGTTGCTCTCTCTCATCGGGCGAGGTACACAGTTTCTGGATCTGGGGAGGCACAAACAAGCCCTACTGGATTTCCAGCATGGTTTGCATATCTCTCCAG GTgacccagctgctgcctcctaCCTGGTGCAGGCCTTGTGGAAACTGGACCGaaagcaggaggcagctgctcaGTGGCAGAAGTTGTCCCAGAGCtcccctggggagcaggaagggaagggaaggtgtgTAGAGAGAAGGGTGGGATTtcacctccagcagcaaaaaTG GCCCCTCCCTTTGTACTTGGTTTCATGTCTGGAGCAGGCCATGTTCCCACACAGTGAAACTCTTGCCAGCACCATACAGGATTACCTTGGGACAGCAGCCCAGGACACCTCAAGCTGA
- the FANCG gene encoding Fanconi anemia group G protein isoform X2, translating into MVVFSQPAKFLVGLAVPTGLPVALPTLPLELTVLYNSLIFTLGASDSAIEGQADGIRQGLLRVLEACGACGQDLGTEELWQKVLQEVTVEELQAPLHRLGALQAAWWLAAGRLGSIAGLFRLLSAAEDTGRGRCSEGQNELLSLLKTWQVPAEGACLPLVQSAEDLKEILCTAAAFLQGLQELEAGNFPTALSLLQEAARGFCSKKVLAQIYTCLGCCAQRMGKPQTALQHLKRALQVDFQCLSALSHAAAVYHELGEIDTELQALALLYEALEKNPPAAASSSPNILIQTELLVHTPTLTSLLRHHHPSEVKYLLAQRCLQGGRVADAVEHYLDFLALLQEGLQQQVPLDGSSTLPRIPEVFLEAASALEQAGRHQDAITVCEEVIRRTTDLIPRMLREEKRLEQPECPSPGAGLVGELLSQKKESLCCLAWRTAGYLHQGWAWAKLGESKEAITQFSRCLSDLLRVQLCGPGTEPIENVPPEVEVLQKIRLLSLIGRGTQFLDLGRHKQALLDFQHGLHISPGDPAAASYLVQALWKLDRKQEAAAQWQKLSQSSPGEQEGKGRCVERRVGFHLQQQKWPLPLYLVSCLEQAMFPHSETLASTIQDYLGTAAQDTSS; encoded by the exons AtggttgttttttcccagcCAGCTAAATTTCTTGTTGGGTTGGCTGTGCCCACAGGGCTGCCGGTTGCCCTCCCTACCCTGCCTCTGGAACTCACTGtcctctacaactccctgatTTTCACTTTGGGAGCATCCGACTCTGCCATCGAGGGACAAGCAGATGGAATACGCCAGGGGCTCCTCAGGG ttctggaGGCTTGTGGGGCCTGTGGACAGGATCTCGGCACGGAGGAGCTGTGGCaaaaggtgctgcaggaggtAACAGTGGAGGAGCTGCAAGCACCTCTGCACCGACTGGGGGCCCTGCAGGCAGCCTGGTGGTTGGCAGCTGGACGCCTGGGAAGCATTGCTGGCCTCTTCCGGCTCCTGAGCGCTGCTGAG GACACAGGAAGAGGTCGCTGCAGTGAGGGTCAGAAtgagctcctgtccctgctgaaGACATGGCAAGTCCCTGCTGAGGGGGCCTGCCTACCTCTGGTACAGAGCGCTGAGGACTTGAAGGAGatcctctgcactgcagcagccttCCTGCAAG ggctgcaggagctggaggctggGAACTTCCCCActgccctctccctccttcaggAAGCTGCAAGAGGATTCTGCTCCAAGAAAGTCCTGGCTCAGATCTACACCTGCCTCGGCTGCTGTGCCCAGCGAATG GGCAAGCCTCAGACAGCCCTTCAGCACCTGAAACGGGCCCTCCAGGTCGACTTCCAGTGCCTCTCTGCCCTGTCCCACGCGGCAGCAGTGTACCATGAACTGGGAGAGATTGATACAGAGCTGCaggccctggctctgctctaCGAG gctctggaaaaaaaccctccagcagctgcttcctccAGTCCCAATATCCTAATCCAAACAGAGCTGCTTGTCCACACACCAACACTCACTTCTCTCCTTCGCCATCACCACCCCTCTGAAGTGAAGTACCTGCTGGCACAGCGGTGTCTCCAGGGTGGGAG GGTGGCTGATGCAGTGGAACATTACCTGGATTTTCTGGCTCTGCTTCAGGAGGGTCTCCAGCAGCAG GTGCCCCTGGATGGTAGCTCAACTCTGCCCAGGATCCCAGAGGTTTTCCTGGAAGCAGCATCCGCCTTGGAGCAGGCTGGGAGGCACCAGGATGCCATAACCGTGTGCGAAGAGGTCATCAGACGGACGACTGACCTGATCCCACGGATGTTACGAGAGGagaagaggctggagcagccggAGTGCCCATCGccaggggcagggctggtgggggaACTCCTGTCCCAGAAGAAGGAGAGTCTGTGCTGCCTTGCCTGGAGAACAGCTGGATACCTGCACCAGGGCTGGGCGTGGGCCAAGCTGGGCGAGAGCAAGGAGGCCATAACGCAGTTCAGCAG GTGCCTCAGCGATCTCCTGCGAGTCCAGCTTTGTGGGCCTGGCACTGAACCAATAG AGAATGTCCCGCCAGAGGTGGAGGTGCTCCAGAAAATCAGGTTGCTCTCTCTCATCGGGCGAGGTACACAGTTTCTGGATCTGGGGAGGCACAAACAAGCCCTACTGGATTTCCAGCATGGTTTGCATATCTCTCCAG GTgacccagctgctgcctcctaCCTGGTGCAGGCCTTGTGGAAACTGGACCGaaagcaggaggcagctgctcaGTGGCAGAAGTTGTCCCAGAGCtcccctggggagcaggaagggaagggaaggtgtgTAGAGAGAAGGGTGGGATTtcacctccagcagcaaaaaTG GCCCCTCCCTTTGTACTTGGTTTCATGTCTGGAGCAGGCCATGTTCCCACACAGTGAAACTCTTGCCAGCACCATACAGGATTACCTTGGGACAGCAGCCCAGGACACCTCAAGCTGA
- the FANCG gene encoding Fanconi anemia group G protein isoform X3, with protein MVVFSQPAKFLVGLAVPTGLPVALPTLPLELTVLYNSLIFTLGASDSAIEGQADGIRQGLLRVLEACGACGQDLGTEELWQKVLQEVTVEELQAPLHRLGALQAAWWLAAGRLGSIAGLFRLLSAAEDTGRGRCSEGQNELLSLLKTWQVPAEGACLPLVQSAEDLKEILCTAAAFLQGLCGKGLQELEAGNFPTALSLLQEAARGFCSKKVLAQIYTCLGCCAQRMGKPQTALQHLKRALQVDFQCLSALSHAAAVYHELGEIDTELQALALLYEALEKNPPAAASSSPNILIQTELLVHTPTLTSLLRHHHPSEVKYLLAQRCLQGGRVADAVEHYLDFLALLQEGLQQQVPLDGSSTLPRIPEVFLEAASALEQAGRHQDAITVCEEVIRRTTDLIPRMLREEKRLEQPECPSPGAGLVGELLSQKKESLCCLAWRTAGYLHQGWAWAKLGESKEAITQFSRCLSDLLRVQLCGPGTEPIENVPPEVEVLQKIRLLSLIGRGTQFLDLGRHKQALLDFQHGLHISPGDPAAASYLVQALWKLDRKQEAAAQWQKLSQSSPGEQEGKGRPLPLYLVSCLEQAMFPHSETLASTIQDYLGTAAQDTSS; from the exons AtggttgttttttcccagcCAGCTAAATTTCTTGTTGGGTTGGCTGTGCCCACAGGGCTGCCGGTTGCCCTCCCTACCCTGCCTCTGGAACTCACTGtcctctacaactccctgatTTTCACTTTGGGAGCATCCGACTCTGCCATCGAGGGACAAGCAGATGGAATACGCCAGGGGCTCCTCAGGG ttctggaGGCTTGTGGGGCCTGTGGACAGGATCTCGGCACGGAGGAGCTGTGGCaaaaggtgctgcaggaggtAACAGTGGAGGAGCTGCAAGCACCTCTGCACCGACTGGGGGCCCTGCAGGCAGCCTGGTGGTTGGCAGCTGGACGCCTGGGAAGCATTGCTGGCCTCTTCCGGCTCCTGAGCGCTGCTGAG GACACAGGAAGAGGTCGCTGCAGTGAGGGTCAGAAtgagctcctgtccctgctgaaGACATGGCAAGTCCCTGCTGAGGGGGCCTGCCTACCTCTGGTACAGAGCGCTGAGGACTTGAAGGAGatcctctgcactgcagcagccttCCTGCAAGGTTTGTGTGGCAAAG ggctgcaggagctggaggctggGAACTTCCCCActgccctctccctccttcaggAAGCTGCAAGAGGATTCTGCTCCAAGAAAGTCCTGGCTCAGATCTACACCTGCCTCGGCTGCTGTGCCCAGCGAATG GGCAAGCCTCAGACAGCCCTTCAGCACCTGAAACGGGCCCTCCAGGTCGACTTCCAGTGCCTCTCTGCCCTGTCCCACGCGGCAGCAGTGTACCATGAACTGGGAGAGATTGATACAGAGCTGCaggccctggctctgctctaCGAG gctctggaaaaaaaccctccagcagctgcttcctccAGTCCCAATATCCTAATCCAAACAGAGCTGCTTGTCCACACACCAACACTCACTTCTCTCCTTCGCCATCACCACCCCTCTGAAGTGAAGTACCTGCTGGCACAGCGGTGTCTCCAGGGTGGGAG GGTGGCTGATGCAGTGGAACATTACCTGGATTTTCTGGCTCTGCTTCAGGAGGGTCTCCAGCAGCAG GTGCCCCTGGATGGTAGCTCAACTCTGCCCAGGATCCCAGAGGTTTTCCTGGAAGCAGCATCCGCCTTGGAGCAGGCTGGGAGGCACCAGGATGCCATAACCGTGTGCGAAGAGGTCATCAGACGGACGACTGACCTGATCCCACGGATGTTACGAGAGGagaagaggctggagcagccggAGTGCCCATCGccaggggcagggctggtgggggaACTCCTGTCCCAGAAGAAGGAGAGTCTGTGCTGCCTTGCCTGGAGAACAGCTGGATACCTGCACCAGGGCTGGGCGTGGGCCAAGCTGGGCGAGAGCAAGGAGGCCATAACGCAGTTCAGCAG GTGCCTCAGCGATCTCCTGCGAGTCCAGCTTTGTGGGCCTGGCACTGAACCAATAG AGAATGTCCCGCCAGAGGTGGAGGTGCTCCAGAAAATCAGGTTGCTCTCTCTCATCGGGCGAGGTACACAGTTTCTGGATCTGGGGAGGCACAAACAAGCCCTACTGGATTTCCAGCATGGTTTGCATATCTCTCCAG GTgacccagctgctgcctcctaCCTGGTGCAGGCCTTGTGGAAACTGGACCGaaagcaggaggcagctgctcaGTGGCAGAAGTTGTCCCAGAGCtcccctggggagcaggaagggaagggaag GCCCCTCCCTTTGTACTTGGTTTCATGTCTGGAGCAGGCCATGTTCCCACACAGTGAAACTCTTGCCAGCACCATACAGGATTACCTTGGGACAGCAGCCCAGGACACCTCAAGCTGA
- the FANCG gene encoding Fanconi anemia group G protein isoform X4 — MVVFSQPAKFLVGLAVPTGLPVALPTLPLELTVLYNSLIFTLGASDSAIEGQADGIRQGLLRVLEACGACGQDLGTEELWQKVLQEVTVEELQAPLHRLGALQAAWWLAAGRLGSIAGLFRLLSAAEDTGRGRCSEGQNELLSLLKTWQVPAEGACLPLVQSAEDLKEILCTAAAFLQGLQELEAGNFPTALSLLQEAARGFCSKKVLAQIYTCLGCCAQRMGKPQTALQHLKRALQVDFQCLSALSHAAAVYHELGEIDTELQALALLYEALEKNPPAAASSSPNILIQTELLVHTPTLTSLLRHHHPSEVKYLLAQRCLQGGRVADAVEHYLDFLALLQEGLQQQVPLDGSSTLPRIPEVFLEAASALEQAGRHQDAITVCEEVIRRTTDLIPRMLREEKRLEQPECPSPGAGLVGELLSQKKESLCCLAWRTAGYLHQGWAWAKLGESKEAITQFSRCLSDLLRVQLCGPGTEPIENVPPEVEVLQKIRLLSLIGRGTQFLDLGRHKQALLDFQHGLHISPGDPAAASYLVQALWKLDRKQEAAAQWQKLSQSSPGEQEGKGRPLPLYLVSCLEQAMFPHSETLASTIQDYLGTAAQDTSS; from the exons AtggttgttttttcccagcCAGCTAAATTTCTTGTTGGGTTGGCTGTGCCCACAGGGCTGCCGGTTGCCCTCCCTACCCTGCCTCTGGAACTCACTGtcctctacaactccctgatTTTCACTTTGGGAGCATCCGACTCTGCCATCGAGGGACAAGCAGATGGAATACGCCAGGGGCTCCTCAGGG ttctggaGGCTTGTGGGGCCTGTGGACAGGATCTCGGCACGGAGGAGCTGTGGCaaaaggtgctgcaggaggtAACAGTGGAGGAGCTGCAAGCACCTCTGCACCGACTGGGGGCCCTGCAGGCAGCCTGGTGGTTGGCAGCTGGACGCCTGGGAAGCATTGCTGGCCTCTTCCGGCTCCTGAGCGCTGCTGAG GACACAGGAAGAGGTCGCTGCAGTGAGGGTCAGAAtgagctcctgtccctgctgaaGACATGGCAAGTCCCTGCTGAGGGGGCCTGCCTACCTCTGGTACAGAGCGCTGAGGACTTGAAGGAGatcctctgcactgcagcagccttCCTGCAAG ggctgcaggagctggaggctggGAACTTCCCCActgccctctccctccttcaggAAGCTGCAAGAGGATTCTGCTCCAAGAAAGTCCTGGCTCAGATCTACACCTGCCTCGGCTGCTGTGCCCAGCGAATG GGCAAGCCTCAGACAGCCCTTCAGCACCTGAAACGGGCCCTCCAGGTCGACTTCCAGTGCCTCTCTGCCCTGTCCCACGCGGCAGCAGTGTACCATGAACTGGGAGAGATTGATACAGAGCTGCaggccctggctctgctctaCGAG gctctggaaaaaaaccctccagcagctgcttcctccAGTCCCAATATCCTAATCCAAACAGAGCTGCTTGTCCACACACCAACACTCACTTCTCTCCTTCGCCATCACCACCCCTCTGAAGTGAAGTACCTGCTGGCACAGCGGTGTCTCCAGGGTGGGAG GGTGGCTGATGCAGTGGAACATTACCTGGATTTTCTGGCTCTGCTTCAGGAGGGTCTCCAGCAGCAG GTGCCCCTGGATGGTAGCTCAACTCTGCCCAGGATCCCAGAGGTTTTCCTGGAAGCAGCATCCGCCTTGGAGCAGGCTGGGAGGCACCAGGATGCCATAACCGTGTGCGAAGAGGTCATCAGACGGACGACTGACCTGATCCCACGGATGTTACGAGAGGagaagaggctggagcagccggAGTGCCCATCGccaggggcagggctggtgggggaACTCCTGTCCCAGAAGAAGGAGAGTCTGTGCTGCCTTGCCTGGAGAACAGCTGGATACCTGCACCAGGGCTGGGCGTGGGCCAAGCTGGGCGAGAGCAAGGAGGCCATAACGCAGTTCAGCAG GTGCCTCAGCGATCTCCTGCGAGTCCAGCTTTGTGGGCCTGGCACTGAACCAATAG AGAATGTCCCGCCAGAGGTGGAGGTGCTCCAGAAAATCAGGTTGCTCTCTCTCATCGGGCGAGGTACACAGTTTCTGGATCTGGGGAGGCACAAACAAGCCCTACTGGATTTCCAGCATGGTTTGCATATCTCTCCAG GTgacccagctgctgcctcctaCCTGGTGCAGGCCTTGTGGAAACTGGACCGaaagcaggaggcagctgctcaGTGGCAGAAGTTGTCCCAGAGCtcccctggggagcaggaagggaagggaag GCCCCTCCCTTTGTACTTGGTTTCATGTCTGGAGCAGGCCATGTTCCCACACAGTGAAACTCTTGCCAGCACCATACAGGATTACCTTGGGACAGCAGCCCAGGACACCTCAAGCTGA